Proteins co-encoded in one Acidobacteriota bacterium genomic window:
- a CDS encoding MmcQ/YjbR family DNA-binding protein yields MNQETVREFCLALPDAAEDVKWGQDLCFCIGGKMFAVIPLDGASPYRLTFKCTPEEFAELIEQAGIDPAPYAARYHWVALERLDVMKAAELKRLLRDSYEMVKAKLPKKVQAGLSK; encoded by the coding sequence ATGAATCAGGAAACCGTGCGTGAATTCTGCCTGGCGCTGCCTGACGCCGCCGAAGACGTCAAATGGGGGCAAGACCTTTGCTTTTGCATCGGCGGCAAAATGTTCGCCGTCATTCCGCTTGACGGCGCGTCGCCTTACCGGCTGACATTCAAATGCACGCCGGAAGAATTCGCTGAATTGATTGAACAGGCCGGAATTGATCCTGCGCCCTATGCCGCACGCTATCATTGGGTGGCGCTGGAACGCTTGGATGTGATGAAAGCTGCTGAGTTGAAACGGCTGTTGCGGGATTCGTATGAAATGGTAAAGGCGAAGTTGCCGAAGAAAGTGCAGGCAGGGTTGAGCAAGTAA
- a CDS encoding aldehyde dehydrogenase (NADP(+)) gives MELHGKNIIACQTDESGQAQTTFTSHAQLGAFDEAHAWHIEQSLLVAAQAAETLRQISAEQRVAFIERVAAEILALGDELIERAHAESALPKERLTGERGRTVNQLKAFAEVVREGSWVEARIDRAQPERQPLPKPDIRRMLIPVGPVVVFAASNFPLAFSVAGGDTASAWAAGCPVVVKAHPAHPATSEMVGRAIAQAADVTGMPRGIFSLLHGVGHELGLGLVKHLLTKAVGFTGSLRAGRALFDAAAQRPDPIPVYAEMGSINPVFLLPGALRERADALAEGMKGSVTLGVGQFCTCPGLVVGLRDENFARFAGKLGELMASAAPAPMLYPGIAQAYASGVTRFSTLNGVQAVTAQTVPDAARNEAGAALFTTDAATFLQQHELSEELFGPSTVVVGCAERAELETIAHKLEGHLTATIHGTPEDLAEYKWLVDILATKAGRLIFNGYPTGVEVCPSMQHGGPYPATTDARTTSVGTAAIERFARPVAYQNFPQAALPVELQNDNPRGIWRLVDNQQTKDAF, from the coding sequence ATGGAACTTCACGGCAAAAATATCATCGCCTGCCAAACTGATGAGAGCGGGCAGGCGCAAACCACCTTCACTTCCCACGCCCAGCTTGGCGCGTTCGACGAAGCCCATGCCTGGCACATTGAGCAGTCCCTGCTGGTTGCGGCACAGGCCGCTGAAACGCTACGCCAAATTTCAGCGGAACAGCGCGTGGCCTTTATTGAGCGCGTTGCCGCAGAGATTCTTGCGCTCGGTGATGAATTGATCGAACGCGCGCACGCCGAGAGTGCTTTGCCCAAAGAGCGCTTGACAGGCGAGCGCGGGCGCACCGTCAATCAACTCAAAGCCTTTGCCGAAGTCGTGCGCGAAGGTTCCTGGGTTGAGGCGCGCATTGATCGCGCGCAACCTGAGCGGCAGCCGTTGCCGAAACCGGACATTCGCCGGATGCTTATTCCGGTTGGCCCCGTCGTCGTTTTTGCCGCCAGCAATTTTCCGCTGGCATTTTCGGTCGCGGGTGGAGACACCGCTTCGGCGTGGGCGGCAGGTTGCCCTGTCGTCGTCAAAGCTCATCCCGCACACCCCGCGACCTCCGAGATGGTCGGACGCGCTATCGCGCAGGCTGCCGACGTCACGGGCATGCCGAGAGGAATTTTTTCTTTACTGCACGGCGTCGGTCATGAATTGGGCTTGGGCTTGGTCAAGCATCTGCTGACGAAAGCTGTCGGGTTCACCGGTTCATTGCGCGCGGGGCGTGCCTTATTCGATGCGGCAGCGCAACGGCCCGATCCGATTCCGGTCTATGCCGAGATGGGCAGCATCAATCCGGTCTTTTTGCTGCCTGGGGCCTTGCGCGAACGGGCTGACGCCTTGGCCGAAGGCATGAAAGGTTCGGTCACGTTGGGCGTTGGTCAGTTTTGCACTTGTCCTGGGCTGGTGGTTGGCTTGCGCGATGAAAACTTTGCGCGTTTTGCCGGGAAGCTGGGTGAATTGATGGCGAGCGCCGCGCCTGCGCCAATGCTTTATCCTGGCATTGCCCAAGCCTATGCCAGCGGCGTGACGCGGTTCAGCACATTGAATGGAGTGCAGGCTGTGACAGCGCAAACTGTGCCAGACGCGGCAAGGAACGAAGCTGGAGCCGCTCTTTTCACCACCGATGCCGCAACGTTTTTGCAACAGCACGAATTGAGTGAAGAACTGTTCGGGCCTTCGACAGTGGTGGTTGGCTGTGCTGAACGCGCCGAACTGGAAACGATTGCGCACAAGCTGGAAGGTCATCTGACCGCGACGATTCACGGCACGCCGGAAGACTTGGCCGAATACAAATGGCTCGTGGACATTCTCGCCACCAAAGCTGGACGGCTGATTTTCAATGGCTATCCGACTGGCGTTGAGGTTTGTCCTTCGATGCAACACGGCGGGCCCTATCCGGCGACGACCGATGCGCGCACGACTTCGGTGGGCACGGCGGCCATCGAACGCTTTGCGCGCCCGGTGGCGTATCAAAACTTTCCGCAAGCGGCTTTGCCGGTCGAATTGCAAAACGACAACCCGCGTGGGATTTGGCGGCTGGTAGATAATCAGCAGACCAAAGATGCGTTTTAA
- a CDS encoding fumarylacetoacetate hydrolase family protein: MKLYKTTHGPVLEERGEYYQLPETDWDVLLNRGDHELVLTSMTRRATRIPNFVLGEDVLAPIGNQEVWAAGVTYYRSRTARMEESKDAGGGSFYDRVYEAERPELFFKATPQRVAGPNQPVRIRQDSKWNVPEPELTLVVNSLGEIIGYTIGNDMSSRDIEGENPLYLPQAKVYAQSCGLGPCVLLRSGALPRETAIHLDILRGDVTAFHGETSLKELKRSPAELVEYLYRDNVFPYGCFLLTGTGIVPPDDFTLQVADEIRITIDPIGTLVNHVIQG, from the coding sequence CTGAAACTCTACAAAACCACTCACGGGCCAGTGCTGGAAGAGCGTGGCGAATATTATCAACTGCCTGAAACGGATTGGGATGTATTGCTTAATCGCGGTGATCACGAATTGGTCTTGACCAGTATGACGCGCCGTGCCACACGCATTCCCAACTTCGTCCTGGGTGAAGACGTGCTTGCGCCCATCGGCAATCAAGAAGTCTGGGCGGCGGGCGTGACCTATTACCGCAGCCGCACGGCGCGTATGGAAGAATCAAAAGATGCCGGTGGCGGCAGTTTTTATGACCGCGTGTATGAGGCCGAGCGGCCCGAATTGTTTTTCAAGGCCACGCCGCAACGTGTCGCAGGCCCCAACCAGCCGGTGCGCATTCGCCAGGATTCCAAATGGAATGTGCCGGAGCCGGAATTGACGCTGGTCGTCAATTCGTTGGGTGAAATCATTGGGTACACCATCGGCAATGATATGAGTTCGCGTGATATTGAGGGCGAAAACCCGCTCTATTTGCCGCAAGCTAAAGTTTATGCGCAAAGCTGTGGACTGGGGCCTTGCGTACTGTTGCGTTCAGGCGCGCTGCCACGCGAGACCGCGATTCATTTGGATATTTTGCGCGGCGACGTGACGGCCTTTCATGGCGAGACTTCGCTGAAAGAATTGAAGCGCTCGCCAGCGGAGTTGGTGGAATACCTTTACCGCGACAATGTGTTTCCGTATGGCTGCTTTTTGCTGACGGGCACGGGCATCGTGCCGCCGGATGATTTTACGTTGCAGGTCGCAGACGAAATACGCATCACCATTGATCCCATTGGCACGCTGGTTAATCACGTCATTCAAGGTTGA